A genomic window from Streptomyces brevispora includes:
- a CDS encoding UbiX family flavin prenyltransferase — protein sequence MSQQQRQPWIVGVSGASGTPFAAAVLRGLLAAGESVDLVVSRASRLTLLDETGIAFRDAHWQEDLRSWLARGADGKPNTFEADVTGVRHWAAGDLAAGPSSGSYPAKGMLIVPASTACVAGVALGLSKDLLQRAASVTLKERRKLVVAVRETPLSGQTLKHMVALDEAGAVVLPASPAFYAGATHIQDLVDFVAGRVLDAAGVPHLLYRRWEGELGGGSRG from the coding sequence GTGAGTCAGCAGCAGCGGCAGCCTTGGATTGTCGGGGTTTCGGGCGCTTCGGGCACACCATTCGCCGCTGCGGTGCTGCGCGGTCTGCTGGCCGCGGGGGAGAGCGTCGATCTGGTGGTGAGCCGGGCGTCACGGCTGACCCTGCTGGACGAGACCGGGATCGCGTTCCGTGACGCGCACTGGCAGGAAGACCTGCGCAGCTGGCTGGCGCGGGGCGCGGACGGGAAGCCGAACACCTTCGAGGCGGACGTGACCGGTGTGCGTCACTGGGCGGCCGGCGATCTGGCCGCGGGGCCGTCCTCGGGGTCGTACCCGGCGAAGGGGATGCTGATCGTCCCGGCGTCGACGGCGTGCGTGGCCGGGGTGGCGCTCGGGCTCTCGAAGGATCTGTTGCAGCGGGCCGCGAGCGTGACGCTCAAGGAGCGGCGGAAGCTGGTCGTCGCCGTGCGCGAAACGCCGCTGAGCGGTCAGACGCTCAAGCACATGGTGGCCCTGGACGAGGCGGGCGCGGTCGTGCTGCCCGCCTCTCCGGCGTTCTACGCGGGTGCGACGCATATCCAGGATCTGGTGGATTTCGTCGCGGGGCGGGTGCTGGACGCGGCAGGGGTGCCGCATCTGCTGTACCGCCGTTGGGAGGGAGAGCTCGGTGGTGGCTCCCGTGGCTGA
- the mqnP gene encoding menaquinone biosynthesis prenyltransferase MqnP, translating to MTAAEATLGSGSAQPNSKVKAFLRLVMIEHSVFALPFAFIAALAAMFRDDESVHWVTLLLVTVAMVGLRTFAMAANRIIDREIDARNPRTAGRELVTGAVSVRSAWTGALVAVVVFLGAAALLNPLCLVLAPLAVIPMVVYPYGKRFTNYPHAILGIAQAMGPVGAWLAVTGSWSWEAVILGLAVGVWIGGFDLIFACQDVQADRAHGVLSVPARFGIPAALWGARVCHVVTTGLLVWFGLATEAGLFYWIGMVIVAVAFVYEHRVVRPHDLSRLNRAFFSVNGFIGIALFACALLDLLVRGLTA from the coding sequence GTGACCGCAGCCGAAGCGACCCTGGGCTCGGGGTCCGCGCAACCGAACAGCAAGGTCAAGGCGTTCCTGCGGCTCGTGATGATCGAGCACTCGGTCTTCGCGCTGCCCTTCGCGTTCATCGCCGCCCTGGCCGCGATGTTCCGGGACGACGAGTCGGTCCACTGGGTCACGCTGCTGCTCGTCACCGTCGCCATGGTCGGGCTGCGTACCTTCGCGATGGCCGCGAACCGGATCATCGACCGGGAGATCGACGCCCGTAACCCGCGTACCGCCGGCCGTGAGCTGGTGACGGGTGCGGTGTCGGTGCGCTCCGCGTGGACGGGTGCGCTCGTCGCCGTCGTCGTCTTCCTCGGTGCGGCGGCGCTGCTGAACCCGCTCTGTCTGGTGCTGGCACCGCTCGCGGTGATCCCGATGGTGGTCTATCCGTACGGGAAGCGGTTCACGAACTACCCGCACGCGATCCTGGGGATCGCCCAGGCCATGGGGCCGGTCGGTGCCTGGCTGGCGGTGACCGGGAGCTGGTCGTGGGAAGCGGTGATCCTGGGGCTGGCCGTCGGCGTCTGGATCGGCGGCTTCGACCTGATCTTCGCCTGCCAGGACGTGCAGGCCGACCGGGCCCACGGGGTGCTCTCGGTCCCGGCACGGTTCGGTATCCCGGCCGCGCTGTGGGGGGCGCGGGTGTGCCACGTGGTGACGACGGGCCTGCTGGTCTGGTTCGGACTGGCCACCGAGGCGGGGCTCTTCTACTGGATCGGCATGGTGATCGTCGCCGTGGCCTTCGTGTACGAGCACCGGGTGGTGCGGCCGCACGATCTGTCGCGGCTGAACCGGGCGTTCTTCTCGGTCAACGGGTTCATCGGGATCGCCCTGTTCGCGTGCGCGTTGCTCGATTTGCTGGTGCGGGGCCTGACGGCCTGA
- a CDS encoding Lrp/AsnC family transcriptional regulator gives MDAVDRQLIQALRENGRASYAELGRLVGLSGPSVTDRINRLETAGVITGYRATVDAASLGLGVTALIGISLSDAADHEDVAHRLKDLAEIEDAWFIAGDDSYMLKVRVGDVDGLEKTIRRLSGTRGVSRTRTTVVLSTKWENRVGDLPEEG, from the coding sequence ATGGACGCGGTGGACAGGCAGCTCATCCAGGCACTCAGGGAGAACGGCAGGGCCTCGTACGCGGAGCTGGGCCGGCTCGTGGGACTCTCCGGGCCCAGCGTCACCGACCGGATCAACCGGCTGGAGACCGCCGGGGTCATCACCGGCTATCGCGCCACCGTCGACGCCGCCTCGCTCGGCCTCGGGGTCACGGCACTGATCGGCATCTCGCTCTCCGACGCCGCGGACCACGAGGACGTCGCGCACCGGCTGAAGGACCTCGCCGAGATCGAGGACGCCTGGTTCATCGCAGGCGACGACTCCTACATGCTCAAGGTGCGGGTCGGTGACGTGGACGGCCTGGAGAAGACCATCCGGCGGCTCAGCGGCACCAGGGGCGTCTCGCGCACCCGCACCACGGTCGTGCTGTCCACCAAGTGGGAGAACCGGGTCGGGGACCTCCCCGAAGAGGGCTAG